One Halobacterium zhouii genomic region harbors:
- a CDS encoding ATPase domain-containing protein has protein sequence MTGKNLYSLGLDGHDRLNNELGGGIPGGSIVLVEGDYGAGKSALSQRFTYGLCEAGESVTMLSTELTVRGFIDQMHSLSYNVEEHLLNENLLFLHADVDTGQSALRTGDEAKEGDRKQLLKRLMDAEGMWQGDVVVIDTFDAILRNDPKFEALVRQNDERQAALEIISFFRDIVSQGRVIVLTVDPSTVDDEAIGPFRSIADVYLELQMAEVGNDVRRSIAVRRFAGMGEQVGDTIGYSVRSGTGIVIESRSVA, from the coding sequence ATGACTGGAAAGAACCTCTACTCGCTCGGCCTCGACGGACACGACCGGCTGAACAACGAACTCGGTGGCGGGATTCCGGGTGGCAGCATCGTGCTCGTCGAGGGCGACTACGGCGCGGGGAAGAGCGCGTTGAGCCAGCGGTTCACGTACGGACTCTGCGAGGCTGGTGAGTCGGTGACGATGCTCTCGACCGAACTCACGGTCAGGGGATTCATCGACCAGATGCACTCGCTGTCGTACAACGTCGAGGAACACCTCTTGAACGAGAACCTCCTGTTCTTGCACGCCGACGTCGACACCGGACAGAGTGCGCTCCGGACGGGCGACGAGGCCAAGGAAGGCGACCGCAAGCAACTGTTGAAGCGCCTGATGGACGCCGAGGGAATGTGGCAGGGCGACGTCGTTGTCATCGACACGTTCGACGCCATCCTCCGGAACGACCCGAAGTTCGAGGCGCTGGTTCGGCAGAACGACGAGCGGCAGGCGGCGCTCGAAATCATTTCCTTCTTTAGGGATATCGTATCGCAAGGAAGGGTCATCGTTTTGACGGTGGACCCGAGTACTGTCGACGACGAGGCTATCGGGCCGTTCCGGTCGATCGCAGACGTGTATCTGGAGTTACAGATGGCGGAGGTTGGAAACGACGTGCGCCGCTCCATCGCCGTTCGACGCTTCGCGGGGATGGGCGAGCAGGTCGGTGACACCATCGGGTACTCCGTGCGCTCGGGAACCGGAATCGTCATCGAGAGCAGAAGCGTGGCTTG
- a CDS encoding flagellar protein G has protein sequence MASVSSSTLIIFIASLLVAASVAGTMTSGVQRLSSALGDRSADVSQEIRTDVEIISDPGSPAAIYDETNSTLTLLVKNTGSQTLAPDPELISIIVDGRYATSKNVTVVSGDSWTVGNVARVNATGVDLSSGDHRVVVIMNGDRETLRFRT, from the coding sequence GTGGCGAGTGTCTCCTCCTCGACGCTCATCATCTTCATCGCGAGCCTCCTCGTCGCGGCGTCGGTCGCGGGGACGATGACGAGCGGCGTCCAGCGACTGAGCAGCGCGCTCGGTGACAGGAGTGCGGACGTCAGCCAGGAAATCCGGACGGACGTGGAGATCATCAGCGACCCGGGGAGTCCGGCCGCTATCTACGACGAGACCAACTCAACGCTCACACTACTGGTGAAGAACACGGGGTCACAGACGTTGGCTCCGGACCCCGAACTGATATCCATCATCGTCGACGGCAGGTACGCGACGTCGAAGAACGTCACCGTGGTCAGCGGCGACTCGTGGACCGTCGGTAACGTCGCGCGCGTGAACGCGACGGGTGTGGATCTGTCGTCGGGTGACCACCGCGTGGTGGTCATCATGAACGGTGACCGCGAGACGCTTCGGTTCAGAACATGA
- a CDS encoding fla cluster protein FlaF — MGFSVSGSAAIIFLAAFMSVGVLYSAAYNGYEQVQTADDRHAERVLERRNTAIDVTNASYNGSGDEQLVVNVTNEGATSLSVNGTSLLVDGSFVARSAYASWNVEGSTDTSLWLPGETYTIVMNQSSRPDRVKVVTPSGNTATEGV; from the coding sequence ATGGGATTCAGCGTTAGTGGGTCCGCGGCGATCATCTTTCTCGCCGCGTTCATGAGCGTCGGCGTGCTGTACTCGGCGGCGTACAACGGGTACGAGCAGGTACAGACCGCCGACGACCGGCACGCCGAACGGGTGCTCGAGCGACGGAACACCGCCATCGACGTCACGAACGCTTCCTACAACGGGAGCGGCGACGAGCAACTGGTGGTGAACGTGACAAACGAGGGGGCGACGTCGCTGTCGGTGAACGGGACGAGCCTACTCGTGGACGGGTCGTTCGTGGCTCGCTCGGCGTACGCTTCGTGGAACGTCGAGGGGTCGACCGACACGTCGCTGTGGTTGCCCGGGGAGACGTACACCATCGTGATGAATCAGTCGAGTCGCCCCGACCGGGTCAAGGTGGTTACGCCGTCGGGTAACACGGCGACGGAGGGGGTCTGA